The Arachis hypogaea cultivar Tifrunner chromosome 16, arahy.Tifrunner.gnm2.J5K5, whole genome shotgun sequence genome contains a region encoding:
- the LOC112697453 gene encoding uncharacterized protein, whose translation MAGIAILLDLWRKNQNFGSGLHSPQPFQSSAFFSASAAVGAAASFAAGTGFASRAFFGSPVAYCDAGAAVSEDYISGLQSASKGIYNNDGSLRYSTTKHYNVELKPLFSAFEFRPLMMTSLRSFLMFYLPLLEPRAEMEDDDFLEEREEQPTDLVVPFKKSVKQIIRETTVVMTRRILERIAVHYVSERMAWKILKDVPKSASRKAARNMPYHVYFFCVSRTTFRGHMLGVAASWIVQVGIDMYRFFKSIFKSPDDEGNNVDKSEQVAILGQRIFVATVRCSSSLIFASIGAGIGAILIRPSLGQWIGCAAGDLAGPVIVTYFADQLFQVKFC comes from the exons ATGGCTGGAATAGCTATACTTCTAGACCTGTGGAGGAAAAACCAAAACTTTGGCTCTGGTTTGCACTCTCCACAACCCTTTCAGTCTTCTGCCTTTTTCTCTGCCTCTGCTGCTGTTGGTGCTGCAGCTTCCTTTGCTGCTGGTACTGGCTTTGCCTCAAGGGCTTTTTTTGG GTCGCCAGTTGCTTATTGCGATGCTGGTGCAGCAGTATCTGAAGATTATATTTCTGGTCTACAAAGTGCTTCTAAAGGGATTTATAATAATGATGGTTCTCTAAGATATAGTACTACCAAACACTACAATGTGGAGCTTAAGCCTCTATTCTCTGCTTTTGAATTTAGGCCTTTGATGATGACATCCCTAAGGTCATTCTTAATGTTCTATTTGCCTCTTTTGGAGCCTCGTGCTGAAATGGAAGATGACGATTTCCTTGAGGAGAGGGAAGAGCAGCCGACTGATCTGGTTGTCCCCTTCAAGAAATCAGTGAAGCAAATCATCCGTGAG ACAACCGTTGTGATGACTAGAAGGATTTTAGAAAGAATTGCTGTTCATTATGTTTCAGAAAGAATGGCATGGAAAATTCTTAAAG ATGTCCCTAAATCAGCTTCTCGCAAGGCTGCAAGGAATATGCCTTATCATGTTTACTTCTTTTGTGTTAGCAGAACAACTTTTCGAG GACACATGCTTGGAGTTGCAGCATCATGGATTGTCCAAGTAGGCATCGACATGTACCGGTTTTTTAAATCGATTTTCAAGTCCCCAGATGATGAGGGTAACAATGTTGACAAATCCGAGCAAGTTGCAATTCTTGGGCAGAGAATTTTTGTTGCTACAGTTAGGTGTTCGTCATCTCTAATATTCGCTTCCATAGGAGCTGGCATTGGTGCTATCCTTATTCGTCCATCGCTTGGCCAGTGGATTG GCTGTGCTGCTGGTGATTTGGCTGGTCCCGTTATTGTAACATACTTTGCCGATCAACTATTTCAAGTGAAATTTTGCTAA